One genomic window of Diospyros lotus cultivar Yz01 chromosome 8, ASM1463336v1, whole genome shotgun sequence includes the following:
- the LOC127808466 gene encoding mechanosensitive ion channel protein 8-like isoform X2, with protein sequence MVQNGFLSTLDEKLPTSTDEDEATTLQIRDECEAKSSAKKIFLNVAGEGSKYIYLVDLKRFMKDESVLKTMQLIKG encoded by the exons ATGGTTCAAAATGGGTTTTTGTCCACTTTGGATGAGAAACTGCCTACCTCTACTGATGAGGATGAGGCTACGACCCTTCAAATAAGAGATGAATGCGAGGCAAAGTCTTCAGCCAAGAAGATATTCCTGAATGTGGCTGGGGAAGGGTCCAA ATACATCTACTTAGTGGATCTGAAGCGCTTTATGAAGGATGAAAGTGTTCTGAAGACCATGCAGCTCATTAAAG GTTGA
- the LOC127808466 gene encoding mechanosensitive ion channel protein 7-like isoform X1, producing MVQNGFLSTLDEKLPTSTDEDEATTLQIRDECEAKSSAKKIFLNVAGEGSKYIYLVDLKRFMKDESVLKTMQLIKGAIISLNGWLMHLKKEGLLHCLLMIQKQQQTNSTQY from the exons ATGGTTCAAAATGGGTTTTTGTCCACTTTGGATGAGAAACTGCCTACCTCTACTGATGAGGATGAGGCTACGACCCTTCAAATAAGAGATGAATGCGAGGCAAAGTCTTCAGCCAAGAAGATATTCCTGAATGTGGCTGGGGAAGGGTCCAA ATACATCTACTTAGTGGATCTGAAGCGCTTTATGAAGGATGAAAGTGTTCTGAAGACCATGCAGCTCATTAAAGGTGCAATTATCTCACTAAATGGATG GTTGATGCATTTAAAGAAAGAAGGTCTCTTGCATTGTCTCTTGATGATACAAAAACAGCAGCAGACGAACTCCACACAATACTGA
- the LOC127807303 gene encoding high mobility group B protein 9, protein MSSTAIITAENEAEGWRYPPPLAAHDDVVGDPTLFWDTLRNFHFELGTKYMVPVIGGKELNLHVLYVEVTKRGGYDKVVSEKKWREISSVFMFSPTTTSASYALRKHYFSLLYHYEQVYFFKLQAPFIASTAIGTIDGKFDCGYLVSVNVGSESLNGVLYYPDHPGSSVSISPPCTAIVPYHPKPRHHSGRRNRRRRGGDPNRPKPNRSGYNFFFAEKHSELKSLYPDREREFTKMIGESWSSLNQEERMVYQSYGLKDKERYQREMKEYRERVTIQQQKETQPACYYAQVAAAAAMQRTQTT, encoded by the exons ATGTCGTCGACGGCCATAATCACCGCCGAGAATGAAGCGGAGGGTTGGCGCTACCCTCCGCCGCTCGCCGCTCACGACGACGTCGTCGGAGACCCCACTCTTTTCTGGGACACTCTCCGTAACTTCCACTTCGAGTTGGGTACCAAATATAT GGTTCCTGTGATTGGAGGGAAGGAGCTAAACTTGCACGTTCTGTATGTGGAGGTGACCAAAAGGGGTGGCTATGACAAG gttgtatcagagaagaaatggagagagaTCAGTTCAGTATTCATGTTTTCTCCAACAACTACTAGTGCTTCGTATGCGCTTAGGAAACACTACTTTAGCCTTCTCTATCACTACGAACAGGTTTACTTCTTTAAGCTGCAAGCTCCCTTCATTGCCTCAACTG CCATTGGGACAATTGATGGAAAGTTTGATTGTGGTTATTTGGTGTCTGTGAATGTGGGCTCTGAGAGTCTGAATGGAGTTCTTTACTATCCGGACCACCCCGGCTCTTCCGTGTCCATTAGCCCGCCATGTACTGCCATTGTTCCGTACCATCCGAAACCTCGTCATCATTCGGGAAGGAGGAACAGACGAAGAAGGGGAGGAGACCCTAACCGCCCCAAGCCAAACAGGAGCGGATACAACTTCTTCTTTGCCGAAAAACATTCCGAGCTTAAATCTCTCTACCCAGACAGAGAGAGGGAGTTCACAAAAATGATAGGAGAGTCCTGGAGCAGTCTCAACCAAGAGGAAAGGATG GTTTATCAGAGCTATGGGTTGAAGGACAAGGAAAGGTACCAGAGGGAAATGAAAGAATACCGAGAGAGGGTTACGATCCAGCAGCAAAAAGAAACCCAGCCAGCCTGCTATTATGCGcaagtagcagcagcagcagcaatgCAAAGAACTCAAACTACATAG
- the LOC127808971 gene encoding uncharacterized protein LOC127808971 has translation MTMNSSTGLSQSEQEHLIEKLGIFKIQGRDRRGRKVLRIIGKCFPAKLVTVDVLKKYLEAKIFPLLDQRPFSVVYVHTGVQRSENFPGILALRSISEFIPIDVRNRLEAVYFLHPGLQSRLFLATFGRFLFTGGLYGKLKYVSRLEFLWEHVRRNEMEMPEYVYDHDEEMEHRPMMDYGLESDHARGYCALEADYPVSTYSMRGLA, from the exons ATGACCATGAACTCTTCCACTGGCCTCTCCCAATCTGAGCAAGAACACCTCATTGAAAAGCTTGGAATCTTCAAGATTCAAGGCCGAGACAGGCGCGGCCGTAAAGTTCTCCGAATTATCGGAAAATGCTTCCcgg CGAAGCTTGTGACTGTTGATGTGTTGAAGAAGTACTTGGAGGCGAAGATTTTCCCCCTTTTAGATCAACGCCCGTTCTCTGTGGTCTACGTGCACACCGGTGTTCAGAGGAGCGAGAACTTTCCCGGAATCTTGGCTCTCCGATCAATCTCCGAGTTCATTCCGATCGATGTCAGAAACCGTCTCGAGGCTGTCTATTTCCTACACCCGGGCCTACAGTCGCGGCTCTTCCTCGCCACGTTTGGCCGTTTCCTCTTCACGGGAGG GTTGTACGGGAAGCTCAAGTACGTGAGCAGGTTGGAGTTTCTGTGGGAGCACGTGAGGAGGAACGAGATGGAGATGCCGGAGTACGTTTACGATCACGACGAGGAGATGGAGCACCGTCCGATGATGGACTACGGGCTGGAGAGCGATCATGCCAGAGGCTATTGTGCGCTAGAGGCGGACTATCCGGTTTCCACTTACTCCATGAGGGGTCTCGCATAG
- the LOC127807214 gene encoding F-box protein SKIP23-like, with amino-acid sequence MAADWAGLPPDLLRSIADKLTLLIDYVRFRAVCSNWRSSAPTTPSRLPFQLPWLMLPHHHHHRRRRGFFSLAANKVYFLYLPETANRRRSRGSSLGWLLILDECPDILLLNPLTRAKLHLPPLSAFPNVVNFSFRDIGREYTVRARNGDIFSHNLAYMRDYFVKKVVLSSSPSNQNFIALAILNQTGDLAFCKKGDQSWKFIEDAQSYGEDAIYHNGLFYAVNKFGQIAVCDVHGESPRVSLIETPTQVGGDMQYLVSSSKGFLLVTRYLDFDLNDHQIDIVYKTAQFRVYKLDLSGPNWERVTSLDDEMLFLGENSSLALSALDFPGCKGNCIYYTDDYSESDYDGISGGHDLGVYNLEDGSIEPLPCYPRNFPSPPRWPPPIWITPNPC; translated from the coding sequence ATGGCGGCGGACTGGGCCGGACTTCCGCCGGACTTGCTCCGGAGCATCGCCGATAAACTCACACTGCTCATCGATTACGTCCGATTCCGAGCCGTATGCTCCAATTGGCGATCTTCAGCCCCAACTACTCCTTCCCGCCTCCCTTTTCAGCTGCCCTGGCTGATGCtcccccaccaccaccaccaccgccgCCGTCGCGGCTTCTTCAGCCTTGCCGCTAACAAGGTCTACTTTCTCTACCTCCCGGAAACAGCTAACAGACGCCGCAGCCGCGGCTCCTCTCTCGGCTGGCTCCTCATCCTCGACGAGTGTCCGGACATCTTGCTTCTCAATCCGCTCACCCGAGCCAAGCTCCATCTCCCTCCTCTCTCGGCGTTCCCAAATGTTGTCAATTTCAGCTTCAGGGACATCGGCCGCGAGTACACAGTCCGGGCCCGCAACGGCGATATTTTTAGTCATAATTTGGCCTATATGCGTGATTATTTCGTCAAGAAAGTAGTTCTCTCTTCGAGTCCTAGTAATCAGAATTTTATTGCTCTGGCGATTCTGAACCAAACAGGTGATCTCGCTTTCTGCAAGAAGGGAGATCAATCGTGGAAATTCATAGAAGACGCCCAATCTTATGGCGAAGACGCTATATATCATAATGGATTGTTCTACGCTGTAAATAAATTTGGGCAAATTGCTGTTTGTGATGTTCATGGTGAATCCCCTAGGGTTTCGCTTATTGAAACGCCAACACAAGTCGGGGGAGATATGCAATACCTGGTGAGTTCCTCGAAGGGATTCTTACTGGTTACGCGATATTTAGACTTCGACCTCAATGATCATCAAATTGATATTGTGTATAAAACTGCGCAATTTCGAGTGTATAAGCTGGATTTGAGCGGCCCTAACTGGGAGAGGGTGACGAGCTTGGATGATGAAATGTTGTTCTTAGGGGAAAATTCTTCATTGGCTTTGTCCGCTCTTGATTTTCCAGGTTGTAAAGGGAATTGCATTTACTACACTGATGACTATTCTGAATCCGACTACGATGGCATTTCTGGAGGTCATGATTTGGGTGTTTACAATCTAGAAGATGGTAGTATTGAACCGTTACCATGTTATCCCCGCAACTTTCCTTCTCCTCCTCGATGGCCACCACCAATTTGGATTACCCCCAATCCGTGTTAA